From the Salinimicrobium tongyeongense genome, one window contains:
- a CDS encoding chemotaxis protein CheB, giving the protein MSKKIKNSPTLQSETTTSPSNTRIVAIGASAGGLEALKAFFEHIPQGTKSAYVIIQHLSSDYKSMMGELLARSTGLPIREVTEGMEIMPGHIYLIPPANNLVVKNSRLHLLDKPKNPTLNLPIDMFFESLAREHREKAIGVILSGTGSDGTRGARAIKESDGMIMVQEPDEAQFDGMPRSAIGTGLVDYVLTVKEMGNELDNYLTAPSIFHFKDGDVAYDQSELIKILNFIDEKTGLDFREYKRSTLARRVARRVSVCKCRSLSEYYSYLTKTEGEVDILYREFLIGVTKFFRDSKVWEVIRKKVIPEMVSAKSDGDVIKLWDVACSTGEEAYSFAMCFIEEIESQGKNIELKIFATDIAEKHLEIGSKGLYPESIAADVPADFLAKYFTSKPHKYEVVEKLRRAVIFSRHNVIKNPPFSNMDLVSCRNLLIYFQPAIQTKALSVLHYSLKQDGVLVLGTSESVHTEQKNFSEIDRKWKIFRNIQPNNRLEAGLSHTPTSAGKVAGSKPAHKGMAYKAPANSNFNKLTVDFNETVLDHFKAASVYVDSDYNILEAIGEFRKYANLPVSGFSTNLLDMLGTDLRYLIQNSLKRAGKLQQKVYYKDATFEHHGEKKAVDILVKPFLRNHVDSETTFMITFLEKELNLDDVESVDNITLTTRTKEYVSNLEEELKQTKEELQTSLEEIETSNEELQAANEELLASNEELQSTNEELQSVNEEINTVNAENIQKMDDLAALNADINNLLESTQIGTIFLDGSLCIRKFTPAIKDHFSFLNSDMGRPISHFTGSIGRSNLLQRCKRVLKTGKTLEKAIVSKDGLHYLRRISPYIDSNEKIDGVVITFIEIESLQKSKEKLQASERRFKSFYEEDPVMHISVDPQSYKIVHCNKMTVKQLKYESKEELIGKSIYDLYNAESQVEALKSNKDFTEDGVLVNLEQNILTKTGEILPVILNATAEKDEDDNVVTIRYTFVEIEALKKAEDQLREQKADLERANRDLEQFVSICSHDLQEPLSTIKFGIDILGKIYAPKLDEKGQNYVSYIKQASTRLSEQIRALLEHSRIGREGVKKLVNTRELVDVVKYDLGKRIKDTRAKIHIGDLPRLEGYEVELRLLFQNLISNAIKYTPKDRDPEVRISAYREGDFWTFSVVDNGVGIAKEDQDKIFTIFNRVKKHDSNDGTGVGLAHVEKIVHLHNGSIWVDSQEGVGSTFYFKLKA; this is encoded by the coding sequence ATGAGTAAGAAAATCAAGAATTCCCCGACTTTACAATCTGAAACTACCACTTCTCCTTCCAATACACGAATAGTGGCCATAGGAGCCAGTGCCGGTGGCCTTGAGGCTCTTAAAGCCTTTTTTGAGCATATCCCGCAGGGTACAAAGAGTGCTTATGTGATCATACAGCATTTATCTTCCGATTATAAAAGCATGATGGGCGAACTTCTGGCCCGCAGCACAGGTTTGCCTATACGGGAAGTGACAGAGGGGATGGAAATAATGCCGGGGCATATCTATCTTATTCCGCCGGCCAACAACCTGGTAGTAAAGAACAGCAGGCTCCACCTGCTGGATAAACCTAAAAATCCTACCCTAAACCTGCCTATAGATATGTTCTTTGAGTCTTTGGCGAGGGAACACCGGGAGAAAGCGATTGGTGTTATTCTTAGCGGTACCGGCAGTGACGGAACCCGCGGGGCGCGTGCCATCAAGGAAAGCGACGGAATGATCATGGTGCAGGAGCCGGATGAAGCCCAGTTTGACGGCATGCCCCGCAGTGCGATTGGCACAGGCCTGGTAGATTATGTGCTCACAGTCAAAGAAATGGGCAATGAGCTGGATAATTATCTTACCGCGCCCTCTATTTTTCATTTTAAAGACGGGGATGTGGCTTATGACCAGTCTGAACTTATCAAGATCCTCAATTTTATTGATGAGAAAACCGGTCTCGATTTTAGGGAATACAAAAGATCTACCCTTGCCCGAAGGGTAGCCCGAAGGGTGAGTGTGTGTAAATGCCGTTCTTTATCTGAATATTATTCTTACCTCACTAAGACCGAAGGCGAGGTTGATATCCTTTACAGGGAATTCCTTATTGGGGTCACCAAGTTCTTTAGAGACAGCAAAGTTTGGGAAGTGATCCGGAAAAAGGTGATCCCCGAAATGGTAAGTGCAAAGTCTGACGGGGATGTTATCAAGCTTTGGGATGTGGCCTGCAGCACGGGCGAAGAAGCTTATTCGTTCGCCATGTGCTTTATAGAAGAAATTGAAAGCCAGGGGAAAAATATCGAACTTAAGATCTTTGCGACCGATATTGCCGAGAAGCATCTTGAAATAGGAAGCAAAGGTTTGTATCCCGAAAGTATTGCCGCCGATGTCCCGGCCGATTTCCTGGCTAAATATTTTACCAGCAAGCCACACAAATATGAGGTGGTGGAGAAGCTAAGACGGGCCGTGATCTTTTCACGCCATAACGTGATCAAGAATCCGCCGTTCAGCAATATGGATCTGGTTTCCTGCCGAAATCTTTTGATTTACTTTCAGCCGGCAATACAAACCAAAGCCTTGAGTGTGCTGCATTACAGCCTTAAACAGGATGGTGTGCTTGTGCTGGGAACAAGTGAAAGCGTACATACCGAACAAAAGAATTTTTCTGAAATTGACCGCAAATGGAAAATTTTCAGAAATATTCAGCCAAATAACAGGCTCGAAGCGGGTCTTTCCCACACGCCAACTTCGGCAGGGAAAGTTGCTGGCAGTAAGCCTGCACATAAAGGAATGGCATATAAAGCTCCTGCCAATTCAAACTTTAACAAGCTCACTGTCGATTTTAACGAGACCGTGCTCGACCACTTTAAGGCGGCAAGCGTTTATGTAGATTCAGACTACAATATTCTTGAGGCTATTGGCGAATTCAGGAAATACGCCAACCTTCCGGTGAGCGGGTTTTCTACCAATTTGCTCGACATGCTGGGTACAGATTTGCGGTACCTTATCCAGAACAGCCTTAAAAGAGCCGGAAAACTTCAGCAAAAAGTTTATTATAAAGATGCCACTTTTGAGCACCACGGAGAGAAGAAAGCAGTTGATATCTTAGTGAAGCCTTTCCTGCGAAACCATGTAGATTCCGAAACCACTTTTATGATCACCTTCCTGGAGAAGGAGCTCAACCTTGACGATGTGGAAAGTGTAGATAATATTACGCTTACCACGCGAACCAAAGAATACGTTTCCAATCTTGAAGAAGAGCTGAAGCAAACCAAAGAGGAACTGCAGACTTCCCTGGAAGAGATCGAAACCAGCAACGAGGAGTTGCAGGCGGCCAATGAAGAACTCCTGGCTTCAAACGAAGAGCTGCAAAGCACCAACGAAGAACTGCAGAGCGTAAACGAGGAGATCAATACCGTAAATGCCGAGAACATCCAGAAGATGGATGATCTTGCAGCACTTAATGCCGATATTAATAACCTGCTGGAAAGTACGCAAATAGGTACAATATTTCTTGATGGCTCCCTGTGCATACGCAAATTTACCCCGGCTATAAAAGATCATTTCAGTTTTCTTAATTCTGATATGGGGCGGCCAATAAGCCATTTTACCGGGAGCATTGGAAGGAGCAACCTGCTACAGCGTTGCAAAAGGGTGCTTAAAACCGGTAAGACTTTAGAGAAGGCCATAGTTTCTAAAGATGGGTTGCATTACTTGCGAAGAATATCCCCTTACATAGACTCCAATGAGAAGATAGACGGGGTGGTGATCACTTTCATTGAAATTGAGAGCCTCCAAAAATCTAAAGAGAAATTACAGGCGAGCGAGCGCAGGTTTAAGAGTTTCTACGAAGAAGATCCTGTGATGCACATTAGCGTTGACCCGCAGTCTTACAAGATCGTGCATTGCAACAAAATGACCGTAAAACAGCTCAAATACGAGTCAAAAGAAGAGCTTATAGGCAAATCGATCTACGACCTGTACAATGCAGAATCGCAGGTGGAAGCTTTAAAATCGAATAAGGATTTTACTGAAGACGGGGTGCTTGTCAACCTCGAGCAGAACATACTCACCAAAACCGGCGAGATCCTGCCCGTAATTCTCAATGCCACTGCCGAAAAGGATGAAGATGACAATGTGGTTACCATTCGTTATACTTTTGTAGAAATTGAAGCCCTTAAAAAGGCCGAAGACCAGCTGCGGGAGCAAAAAGCCGATCTCGAAAGGGCAAATCGCGACCTCGAGCAGTTTGTTTCCATTTGTTCGCACGATTTGCAGGAGCCGCTTTCTACCATCAAATTCGGAATTGACATTTTAGGCAAGATCTACGCTCCCAAGCTGGATGAAAAAGGACAAAACTATGTGTCTTATATAAAACAGGCCTCCACAAGGCTTTCAGAACAAATAAGGGCACTGCTGGAGCATTCCAGGATTGGGCGTGAGGGCGTGAAGAAACTTGTGAACACCCGCGAGCTGGTTGATGTGGTGAAATACGACCTTGGCAAAAGGATAAAAGATACCAGGGCGAAGATCCATATTGGAGACCTGCCGCGGCTTGAAGGTTACGAGGTGGAGCTAAGGCTGCTTTTCCAGAACCTTATTAGCAACGCCATTAAATACACTCCAAAAGACAGGGATCCCGAGGTGCGGATTTCTGCCTACCGCGAAGGCGATTTCTGGACTTTTTCGGTGGTAGATAACGGGGTGGGGATCGCGAAAGAAGACCAGGACAAGATCTTCACGATCTTTAACCGCGTTAAAAAACACGATAGCAATGATGGTACAGGTGTAGGGCTTGCCCATGTAGAGAAAATCGTGCATTTGCACAACGGCAGCATTTGGGTAGATTCTCAGGAAGGGGTGGGGAGCACCTTCTACTTCAAGCTTAAGGCGTAG
- a CDS encoding ATP-binding protein, which yields MDAQYPVQVNLDNCAKEPIHIIGKSQAHGVLLVCDRSNLNITQAGENTSEFFGIPVDELLGKPLSFLLKMPFSGHDFEEGSLPQEVEVNGKKFLVLSHTSEESLVLDFEPLSTVGDPFFFQKQLTGILNKFQEAQSLAQLSSEAAKLTRKMFGYDRVMIYRFDEEWNGEVIAETKNDDMEPWLGLRYPATDIPQQSRRLFLKHRVRIIANVHYTPVPLKPEISPITGKPLDISRSSLRAVSPIHIEYLKNMGVGASLSAAIVVKGKLWGLIACHHNTAKHLDFYQRESCRFLAQMLSTEITLHETSSLLNHSEQAESIRRKLVAQMKSHDNIVEALSRDSVKYLELIDCGGGAIFHINQWELNGNTPTKEQLDSLLNNFIKQQPKSLFWTRNLSALFPEAEEYKKTASGLFSLKISDNKYILWFKPEVVQVVTWGGNPQNKVFYNEKEQRLSPRKSFEKWSEKLTGFSEPWHELDRNTARALRENISHVLLVRQRREIEALNAKLIEANQELELFSYGLSHDLRAPVRGMEGFLKILREDYSEVLGSEGVKYLDMSTGLTQKMNDLIDDILEYSRLGHIEKVEKQKVDTEAMLKEIFELFNLPVNFPRAGITIQSNLPVMWGNRRMLFQLWSNLLNNALKYSSGKEKPVVEVGVTSINDRSTFYVRDNGIGVAENLKKKIFETFQRGVGSKFKGTGIGLAIVKRIVEKHAGDIWVESKPGEGSIFYFYLEPLKVGAYAND from the coding sequence ATGGATGCACAATACCCTGTACAGGTCAACCTTGATAACTGTGCCAAAGAACCTATTCACATTATAGGAAAATCCCAGGCGCACGGCGTTCTGTTGGTTTGTGACCGCTCAAACCTGAACATCACCCAGGCCGGTGAAAATACTTCCGAATTCTTCGGAATACCTGTAGACGAATTACTGGGCAAACCGCTTTCTTTCCTGCTAAAAATGCCATTTTCGGGACATGATTTTGAGGAAGGCAGCCTTCCGCAGGAAGTGGAAGTAAATGGAAAGAAATTCCTTGTCCTTTCCCATACTTCCGAAGAAAGCCTGGTGCTCGATTTTGAGCCGCTTTCTACAGTAGGAGACCCGTTCTTTTTTCAGAAGCAGTTAACCGGGATCCTTAATAAATTTCAGGAAGCGCAATCGCTGGCCCAGCTTTCTTCGGAAGCTGCCAAACTCACCCGCAAAATGTTTGGCTATGACCGGGTGATGATCTACCGCTTTGATGAAGAATGGAACGGGGAGGTGATTGCCGAAACAAAGAATGACGATATGGAGCCGTGGCTGGGGCTGCGCTACCCGGCTACCGATATTCCGCAGCAGTCGCGCAGATTATTTTTAAAACACCGGGTGCGTATCATTGCCAACGTGCACTATACACCCGTGCCCCTAAAACCCGAAATTTCACCCATTACCGGGAAACCTCTCGATATTTCAAGATCTTCGCTAAGGGCAGTTTCCCCAATCCATATTGAATACCTTAAAAATATGGGCGTGGGCGCATCCCTTTCTGCCGCCATCGTGGTAAAGGGAAAACTGTGGGGACTTATTGCCTGCCACCACAACACTGCAAAACACCTTGATTTTTACCAGCGGGAGAGTTGTCGTTTCCTGGCGCAAATGCTGTCTACAGAGATCACGCTGCACGAGACCAGCAGTCTTTTGAACCATTCAGAGCAGGCCGAGAGCATCAGGCGTAAACTGGTGGCTCAAATGAAATCCCACGACAATATTGTTGAAGCCCTTAGCAGGGATAGCGTGAAATATCTGGAGCTCATCGACTGTGGCGGGGGTGCCATTTTCCATATCAACCAATGGGAGCTCAACGGCAACACGCCCACGAAAGAGCAGCTGGACAGCCTGCTTAACAACTTTATAAAGCAGCAGCCAAAAAGCCTTTTTTGGACCCGTAACCTTTCAGCTTTATTTCCTGAAGCCGAAGAATACAAGAAAACAGCCTCGGGGCTTTTCAGCTTAAAGATTTCTGATAATAAATACATTTTATGGTTCAAGCCTGAAGTAGTGCAGGTGGTGACCTGGGGAGGGAATCCGCAGAATAAGGTGTTCTACAACGAAAAGGAACAAAGACTTAGTCCGCGTAAATCTTTTGAAAAATGGAGTGAGAAACTCACCGGTTTTTCTGAGCCCTGGCATGAGCTTGACCGCAACACCGCCCGGGCTTTAAGGGAAAATATAAGCCATGTGCTGCTTGTGCGCCAGCGCCGGGAGATTGAAGCTTTAAACGCAAAGCTCATAGAAGCCAACCAGGAGCTGGAACTCTTCAGCTACGGGCTGTCACACGATTTGCGGGCGCCGGTAAGGGGGATGGAAGGTTTTCTAAAGATACTCCGCGAAGATTACAGCGAAGTTTTGGGAAGCGAAGGCGTGAAATATCTCGATATGAGCACCGGCCTTACCCAAAAAATGAACGATCTTATTGACGATATCCTGGAGTATTCCAGGCTGGGGCATATTGAGAAGGTAGAGAAGCAAAAAGTTGATACCGAAGCTATGCTCAAAGAGATCTTTGAACTGTTTAACCTTCCGGTGAATTTCCCCAGGGCAGGTATAACAATCCAGTCAAACCTGCCGGTCATGTGGGGCAACCGTAGAATGCTCTTCCAGCTGTGGTCCAACCTGCTCAACAATGCTTTGAAATATTCTTCAGGAAAAGAAAAGCCTGTGGTAGAAGTTGGCGTAACCAGCATCAATGACCGCAGCACGTTTTACGTGAGGGATAACGGGATTGGAGTAGCCGAAAATTTAAAGAAAAAAATATTCGAGACCTTCCAGCGGGGCGTGGGCAGTAAGTTTAAAGGCACCGGCATTGGCCTTGCCATTGTAAAGAGGATTGTGGAAAAACATGCAGGAGATATTTGGGTTGAAAGTAAACCCGGAGAAGGTTCTATATTTTATTTCTATCTTGAGCCCCTAAAAGTAGGAGCATACGCAAATGATTAA
- a CDS encoding response regulator, translated as MIKIPLRILLVEDNEADVLISLRTIKKLVEDPHIEVVEDLSSCRNKLINFIPDVVISDYNLPTCTGLEVLQLVQKKDPKLPFIFLTGTVHDEELAANTILAGASGFILKRHMNNLEDKLKPLLKQVVFRMSEKEEIRERLRQNKIAINQINDYLDNLRLDNREQKDNISKIKDAIKDFKTGRDEDDRET; from the coding sequence ATGATTAAGATCCCGTTGAGAATTTTACTGGTGGAGGACAATGAAGCTGATGTCTTGATTAGCCTGCGCACTATAAAAAAACTTGTTGAAGACCCCCATATTGAGGTAGTTGAAGACCTTTCTTCCTGCAGGAACAAGCTCATCAATTTTATCCCCGATGTGGTGATTTCCGATTATAACCTTCCAACCTGCACCGGTCTTGAAGTGCTGCAGCTGGTTCAGAAAAAAGATCCCAAACTTCCATTTATCTTCCTTACCGGAACGGTTCACGATGAAGAACTGGCTGCCAATACCATTTTGGCAGGAGCTTCGGGGTTCATTCTGAAAAGGCACATGAACAACCTGGAAGACAAATTAAAACCCCTGCTCAAACAGGTGGTCTTTCGCATGAGTGAAAAAGAGGAAATAAGGGAGCGCCTAAGACAGAACAAGATCGCCATAAACCAGATCAACGATTACCTCGACAACCTGAGGCTTGACAACAGGGAGCAGAAAGACAACATCAGCAAGATCAAAGATGCCATTAAAGATTTTAAAACCGGAAGAGATGAAGATGATAGAGAAACTTAA
- a CDS encoding biliverdin-producing heme oxygenase: MKMIEKLKAETRELHEQIEDKNLARKIMDHSIDLNTYKILLLQNYIAYRETESEIQKFLPGYEGKKHRQLRQDLAQLGISENIPAKNGIFECHSKAEALGAAYVVEGSALGGMVLAKNLQKCTALAEVPRHFFFNGDKNNMQDWKAFKEELENCHFTTSEEELAIEKAKGTFRFFEHIFDTHFENSLDPTFEDQR, encoded by the coding sequence ATGAAGATGATAGAGAAACTTAAGGCTGAAACCCGCGAACTGCACGAACAAATCGAGGATAAGAACCTGGCCCGAAAGATCATGGACCACAGTATTGACCTCAATACTTACAAAATTTTACTACTCCAAAACTATATCGCTTACCGGGAAACGGAATCCGAAATTCAAAAATTTCTGCCTGGTTACGAAGGCAAAAAGCACAGGCAGCTCAGGCAGGATCTTGCACAGCTGGGCATTTCTGAGAACATACCTGCCAAAAATGGCATTTTTGAATGTCATTCTAAAGCTGAAGCCCTGGGTGCTGCCTATGTGGTAGAGGGTTCTGCCCTTGGAGGGATGGTTTTGGCAAAAAACCTTCAGAAATGTACTGCTTTAGCTGAAGTTCCGCGTCATTTCTTCTTTAATGGCGATAAAAACAACATGCAGGACTGGAAAGCCTTTAAAGAAGAGCTCGAAAATTGCCATTTTACCACTTCCGAAGAAGAACTGGCCATTGAAAAGGCCAAAGGCACATTTAGGTTCTTTGAGCACATTTTCGATACCCATTTTGAGAACAGCTTAGACCCCACTTTCGAAGACCAGCGATAA
- a CDS encoding class I SAM-dependent methyltransferase, whose translation MDQEDRNMSTGDSYNAWAASYDAMENRTRDLEAEVLQNTFLNPHYGNILELGCGTGKNTGWLSQKADFVKAIDLSSEMMAKAREKVKAENVEFLNADITEEWPVKPGWANLVTCSLVLEHVKDLCFIFAEGSRSLKRNGKFYICELHPGRQYAGSRAKFQTKSGYQAPPAFTHHLSDYLDTAKEHKFKLLDLNEHFDDNDRSKVPRLLSLVFESGV comes from the coding sequence TTGGATCAGGAAGATAGAAATATGAGCACGGGCGACTCCTACAATGCGTGGGCGGCATCTTATGATGCCATGGAAAACAGGACGCGTGACCTGGAGGCCGAAGTGCTGCAAAATACTTTTTTAAACCCCCACTACGGAAATATCCTGGAGCTGGGCTGCGGCACTGGAAAGAACACCGGATGGCTCTCCCAAAAAGCCGATTTTGTAAAGGCCATAGATCTTTCTTCAGAAATGATGGCGAAAGCCCGGGAAAAGGTCAAGGCCGAAAATGTGGAATTCCTCAACGCAGATATTACTGAAGAGTGGCCTGTAAAACCCGGCTGGGCAAACCTCGTCACCTGCAGCCTTGTGCTCGAACACGTGAAAGACCTTTGCTTTATTTTTGCTGAAGGCTCGCGCAGCTTAAAAAGAAACGGGAAATTCTACATTTGTGAGCTGCATCCCGGCAGGCAATATGCCGGCAGCAGGGCGAAATTTCAAACCAAAAGCGGCTACCAGGCCCCGCCGGCCTTTACGCACCACCTTTCAGATTACCTAGACACGGCAAAAGAGCACAAATTCAAGCTGCTCGACCTCAACGAACACTTTGACGATAACGACAGGTCTAAAGTACCCAGATTGTTATCGCTGGTCTTCGAAAGTGGGGTCTAA
- a CDS encoding STAS/SEC14 domain-containing protein, with translation MISIQVEQNVIYTVAEEKLTNEDYDRLIPLLQEKVRSFGAIRWYFEMNEFEGWSLGAIWRDIKFDFKNAENMERIAMVGNKEWEKELTQLMKPFTKARVKFFELTEKDEAKNWIRKIEI, from the coding sequence ATGATTTCTATCCAGGTGGAGCAAAATGTGATTTACACCGTCGCAGAAGAAAAACTCACCAATGAAGATTATGACCGGCTCATCCCGCTGTTACAGGAAAAAGTGAGGAGTTTTGGAGCCATAAGATGGTATTTTGAGATGAACGAATTTGAAGGCTGGAGCCTTGGCGCAATATGGCGCGATATAAAATTCGACTTCAAAAATGCCGAAAACATGGAGCGCATTGCCATGGTAGGAAATAAAGAGTGGGAAAAAGAACTCACCCAGCTCATGAAACCTTTCACAAAGGCCAGGGTTAAATTCTTCGAGCTAACCGAAAAAGACGAAGCTAAAAATTGGATCAGGAAGATAGAAATATGA
- a CDS encoding MFS transporter yields the protein MESRKKQRIALSAFFFMSGFAFSTWASRIPTIKTQFDLNEAQLGNLLLAMPVSSLIGLPISGWLVSRFDSRNPLIVAYFFFAVGLVMIGSASNMLLLVMGICVFAFSMRILNISMNTQSLTLQKLFPRKILGSFHGLWSTGGLVGVLFSTLLIKLNLSMQLHFWIVAGIGILLGVFSYSFLLRKDRATGGNKLRLGKPDKFILYLGLLIFFASLCEGGMFDWSGVYFKEVVKEEIFTLGYLIFMTFMALSRFFSDRLIEKLGMPRMFLLSSSLISSGVLLMILLPYFWPALIGFSLVGVGVAAIIPMIFSLAGTSKKYSAGMAISIITTYGIVGMLLGPPLVGYIAHLFNLKVSFLLFLFAGLLFIPVSQLFFRFKQEE from the coding sequence ATGGAATCCCGCAAAAAGCAACGCATCGCACTTAGTGCCTTCTTTTTTATGTCGGGTTTTGCTTTTTCAACATGGGCTTCCCGCATTCCCACCATCAAAACACAATTTGACCTGAACGAAGCCCAGCTGGGCAACCTCCTGCTGGCCATGCCGGTGAGTTCGCTCATTGGGCTGCCAATTTCGGGCTGGCTGGTTTCCAGGTTTGACAGTAGGAACCCCCTCATTGTGGCTTATTTTTTCTTCGCGGTAGGGCTGGTGATGATAGGAAGTGCGTCAAATATGCTGCTCCTGGTGATGGGGATTTGTGTTTTTGCATTTAGCATGCGCATCCTGAACATCTCCATGAACACCCAATCGCTCACGCTCCAAAAATTATTTCCGCGGAAGATTTTGGGCTCCTTTCACGGCCTTTGGAGCACCGGCGGACTCGTGGGAGTGCTTTTCTCTACCTTACTTATTAAACTGAACCTTTCCATGCAGCTGCATTTTTGGATAGTAGCCGGCATAGGAATCTTACTGGGAGTTTTTTCTTACTCATTTTTACTGCGGAAAGACCGCGCTACCGGCGGCAATAAACTGCGGCTGGGAAAACCCGATAAATTTATACTGTACCTGGGGCTGCTCATCTTTTTTGCCTCTTTGTGCGAGGGCGGGATGTTTGACTGGAGTGGCGTGTATTTTAAAGAAGTGGTGAAAGAAGAAATTTTCACTTTGGGCTACCTCATTTTTATGACGTTTATGGCACTCTCACGCTTCTTTTCTGACAGGCTTATAGAAAAGTTGGGAATGCCCCGAATGTTCCTGCTAAGTTCTTCCCTTATATCTTCGGGAGTGCTTTTAATGATCCTGCTCCCTTACTTTTGGCCGGCACTTATAGGGTTTAGCCTGGTAGGGGTTGGGGTGGCGGCTATCATCCCGATGATCTTTAGCCTGGCGGGAACTTCCAAAAAATATTCGGCGGGAATGGCTATTTCTATCATTACTACCTACGGAATTGTGGGCATGTTGCTGGGGCCGCCCTTAGTGGGGTACATTGCCCACCTCTTTAACCTCAAAGTTTCTTTTCTGCTGTTCCTTTTTGCCGGTCTCCTCTTTATCCCGGTGTCACAGCTTTTCTTCAGGTTTAAGCAGGAAGAGTAG
- a CDS encoding VOC family protein, whose translation MSNNKDYKVPPSTRIGHVHLKVSNLERSLLFYNGLLGFEVTQRMGDAAVFLSAGGYHHHIGLNTWHSKGAPEASKRGVGLYHTAIVYEHRKELAQVLKRLIDAEYPLTGAADHGVSEALYLNDPDGNGVELYYDRAREHWPRKKDGSLEMYTRALHLDHLLAELNN comes from the coding sequence ATGTCAAACAATAAAGATTATAAAGTTCCGCCTTCAACCCGTATTGGGCACGTACACCTCAAGGTGTCAAACCTTGAGAGGTCGCTGTTGTTCTACAACGGGCTGCTGGGGTTTGAGGTGACACAGCGCATGGGCGATGCAGCTGTATTTTTGTCGGCAGGCGGTTACCACCACCATATAGGCCTAAACACCTGGCACAGTAAAGGAGCGCCCGAAGCTTCAAAAAGAGGGGTGGGCCTGTACCACACGGCCATAGTCTATGAACATAGAAAAGAACTGGCACAGGTGCTAAAAAGGCTAATTGATGCAGAATATCCCTTAACAGGCGCGGCAGATCACGGGGTGTCGGAAGCACTTTACCTCAATGATCCCGATGGAAATGGAGTGGAACTTTATTACGACCGCGCAAGGGAACACTGGCCCCGCAAAAAAGACGGCTCGCTTGAAATGTATACCCGGGCCCTGCATTTAGACCATTTGCTGGCCGAGCTGAACAATTAA
- a CDS encoding rhodanese-like domain-containing protein: MKNNIFKKFFYPAICLIFLTTSACKNQTEKSAVADNELVEKHTEKAKTQIQQEPWTQQQLLEPKELAQVLQSSEDSLVIISLGAGGIIPGSRDTGPSGEKEGLNTLKKELERLPKDSDIVIYCGCCPFDICPNVRPAFALLNEMNFTSHQLLNLRDNIKVDWIDKGYPVGN, encoded by the coding sequence ATGAAAAATAACATCTTTAAAAAATTCTTCTATCCCGCAATCTGCCTGATTTTCCTAACTACTTCAGCCTGTAAAAACCAGACTGAAAAATCTGCAGTAGCAGATAATGAGCTTGTGGAAAAACACACTGAAAAAGCCAAAACACAAATTCAGCAGGAACCCTGGACGCAACAGCAGCTTCTGGAACCAAAAGAGCTTGCACAAGTACTTCAGTCTTCAGAAGACAGCCTGGTCATTATTAGCCTGGGTGCCGGCGGGATCATCCCGGGATCTAGAGACACCGGCCCTTCGGGAGAAAAAGAAGGCCTCAACACCCTCAAAAAAGAACTGGAAAGGCTGCCAAAAGACAGTGATATCGTGATCTACTGCGGCTGCTGTCCTTTTGACATCTGCCCTAATGTTCGCCCTGCTTTTGCCCTGCTCAACGAAATGAATTTCACCAGCCACCAGTTGCTCAACCTGCGCGATAATATCAAAGTTGACTGGATAGATAAAGGTTACCCTGTAGGGAATTAA
- a CDS encoding DUF7935 family protein, producing the protein MTEDSILELLFYLLPAVVVGVIAFYFFNLHTRNEERRRRYLLHREAQKQALPLRLQAYERMALFLERIAPGNLLVRVKPSGSEKEDYASLLIKSIEQEFEHNLAQQIYISEACWNVIKASKNATINNIRKIAGREEITSANDLRQQIANSLIDQQPPSETGLAYIKKEVGSLW; encoded by the coding sequence ATGACAGAAGATTCCATTTTAGAACTGCTGTTCTATCTTTTACCGGCAGTGGTTGTGGGCGTGATAGCCTTCTATTTTTTCAACCTGCACACCCGCAACGAAGAACGGCGGCGGCGGTATTTGCTTCACAGGGAAGCTCAAAAACAGGCCCTGCCATTAAGGCTGCAGGCTTACGAGAGAATGGCACTTTTCCTGGAGCGCATTGCCCCGGGCAACCTCCTTGTAAGGGTAAAACCTTCAGGAAGTGAGAAAGAAGATTACGCCAGCCTGCTCATTAAATCTATAGAACAGGAATTTGAGCACAACCTGGCGCAGCAAATCTATATTAGTGAAGCGTGCTGGAATGTGATCAAGGCCTCTAAAAATGCCACGATAAACAATATCAGGAAAATTGCAGGCCGGGAAGAGATCACTTCGGCAAATGACCTGCGACAACAAATCGCAAATTCCCTAATAGATCAGCAACCGCCAAGCGAAACAGGCCTGGCGTACATCAAAAAGGAAGTTGGGAGCCTGTGGTAA